The Bos indicus x Bos taurus breed Angus x Brahman F1 hybrid chromosome 10, Bos_hybrid_MaternalHap_v2.0, whole genome shotgun sequence genome has a segment encoding these proteins:
- the JKAMP gene encoding JNK1/MAPK8-associated membrane protein isoform X3 encodes MAVDIQPACLGLYCGKTLLFKNGSTEIYGECGVCPRGQRTNAQKYCQPCTESPELYDWLYLGFMAMLPLVLHWFFIEWYSGKKSSSALFQHITALFECTVAALVTLLVSEPVGVLHIRSCRVLMLSDWYTMLYNPSPDYVTTVHCTHEAVYPLYTIVFIYYAFCLVLMMLLRPLLVKKIACGLGKSDRFKSIYAALYFFPILTVLQAVGGGLLYYAFPYIILVLSLVTLAVYMSASEIENCYDLLVRKKRLIVLFSHWLLHAYGIISISRVDKLEQDLPLLALVPTPALFYLFTAKFTEPSRILSEGANGH; translated from the exons ATGG ctgtcgATATTCAACCAGCATGCCTTGGACTTTATTGTGGGAAGACCCTGTTATTTAAAAATGGCTCAACTGAAATATATGGAGAATGTGGG GTGTGTCCAAGAGGGCAGAGAACAAATGCACAGAAATACTGTCAGCCTTGCACAGAGTCTCCAGAACTTTATGATTGGCTCTATCTTGGCTTTATGGCTATGCTTCCTCTTGTTTTACATTGGTTCTTCATTGAATGGTACTCAGGGAAAAAGAG tTCCAGTGCCCTTTTCCAGCACATTACTGCGTTGTTCGAATGCACTGTGGCAGCTCTTGTCACCTTACTTGTGAGCGAGCCAGTTGGTGTGCTTCATATCCGTTCCTGTCGAGTACTGATGCTTTCCGATTGGTACACCATGCTTTACAACCCAAGTCCAGACTACGTGACCACAGTGCACTGCACTCATGAAGCTGTCTACCCATT ATACACCATTGTATTTATCTATTATGCATTCTGCTTGGTATTAATGATGCTGCTCCGACCTCTTCTGGTAAAAAAGATTGCCTGTGGGTTAGGGAAGTCGGATCgatttaaaagtatttatgcTGCACTTTACTTCTTCCCAATTTTAACCGTGCTTCAGGCAGTTGGTGGAGGCCTTTTAT ACTATGCCTTCCCATACATTATATTAGTATTATCTTTGGTTACTCTGGCTGTGTACATGTCGGCTTCTGAAATAGAG aACTGCTATGATCTTCTGGTCAGAAAGAAAAGACTTATTGTTCTCTTCAGCCACTGGCTACTCCATGCCTATGGGATCATCTCCATTTCCAGAGTGGATAAACTCGAGCAAGATTTACCGCTTTTGGCATTGGTACCCACACCAGCCCTTTTTTACTTGTTCACTGCAAAATTTACCGAGCCTTCACGGATACTCTCTGAAGGAGCCAATGGACACTGA
- the JKAMP gene encoding JNK1/MAPK8-associated membrane protein isoform X4 yields the protein MACLGLYCGKTLLFKNGSTEIYGECGVCPRGQRTNAQKYCQPCTESPELYDWLYLGFMAMLPLVLHWFFIEWYSGKKSSSALFQHITALFECTVAALVTLLVSEPVGVLHIRSCRVLMLSDWYTMLYNPSPDYVTTVHCTHEAVYPLYTIVFIYYAFCLVLMMLLRPLLVKKIACGLGKSDRFKSIYAALYFFPILTVLQAVGGGLLYYAFPYIILVLSLVTLAVYMSASEIENCYDLLVRKKRLIVLFSHWLLHAYGIISISRVDKLEQDLPLLALVPTPALFYLFTAKFTEPSRILSEGANGH from the exons ATGG CATGCCTTGGACTTTATTGTGGGAAGACCCTGTTATTTAAAAATGGCTCAACTGAAATATATGGAGAATGTGGG GTGTGTCCAAGAGGGCAGAGAACAAATGCACAGAAATACTGTCAGCCTTGCACAGAGTCTCCAGAACTTTATGATTGGCTCTATCTTGGCTTTATGGCTATGCTTCCTCTTGTTTTACATTGGTTCTTCATTGAATGGTACTCAGGGAAAAAGAG tTCCAGTGCCCTTTTCCAGCACATTACTGCGTTGTTCGAATGCACTGTGGCAGCTCTTGTCACCTTACTTGTGAGCGAGCCAGTTGGTGTGCTTCATATCCGTTCCTGTCGAGTACTGATGCTTTCCGATTGGTACACCATGCTTTACAACCCAAGTCCAGACTACGTGACCACAGTGCACTGCACTCATGAAGCTGTCTACCCATT ATACACCATTGTATTTATCTATTATGCATTCTGCTTGGTATTAATGATGCTGCTCCGACCTCTTCTGGTAAAAAAGATTGCCTGTGGGTTAGGGAAGTCGGATCgatttaaaagtatttatgcTGCACTTTACTTCTTCCCAATTTTAACCGTGCTTCAGGCAGTTGGTGGAGGCCTTTTAT ACTATGCCTTCCCATACATTATATTAGTATTATCTTTGGTTACTCTGGCTGTGTACATGTCGGCTTCTGAAATAGAG aACTGCTATGATCTTCTGGTCAGAAAGAAAAGACTTATTGTTCTCTTCAGCCACTGGCTACTCCATGCCTATGGGATCATCTCCATTTCCAGAGTGGATAAACTCGAGCAAGATTTACCGCTTTTGGCATTGGTACCCACACCAGCCCTTTTTTACTTGTTCACTGCAAAATTTACCGAGCCTTCACGGATACTCTCTGAAGGAGCCAATGGACACTGA
- the JKAMP gene encoding JNK1/MAPK8-associated membrane protein isoform X1, giving the protein MKNLGNDFSGKAVDIQPACLGLYCGKTLLFKNGSTEIYGECGVCPRGQRTNAQKYCQPCTESPELYDWLYLGFMAMLPLVLHWFFIEWYSGKKSSSALFQHITALFECTVAALVTLLVSEPVGVLHIRSCRVLMLSDWYTMLYNPSPDYVTTVHCTHEAVYPLYTIVFIYYAFCLVLMMLLRPLLVKKIACGLGKSDRFKSIYAALYFFPILTVLQAVGGGLLYYAFPYIILVLSLVTLAVYMSASEIENCYDLLVRKKRLIVLFSHWLLHAYGIISISRVDKLEQDLPLLALVPTPALFYLFTAKFTEPSRILSEGANGH; this is encoded by the exons ATGAAGAATTTGGGAAATGATTTTTCAGGAAAAG ctgtcgATATTCAACCAGCATGCCTTGGACTTTATTGTGGGAAGACCCTGTTATTTAAAAATGGCTCAACTGAAATATATGGAGAATGTGGG GTGTGTCCAAGAGGGCAGAGAACAAATGCACAGAAATACTGTCAGCCTTGCACAGAGTCTCCAGAACTTTATGATTGGCTCTATCTTGGCTTTATGGCTATGCTTCCTCTTGTTTTACATTGGTTCTTCATTGAATGGTACTCAGGGAAAAAGAG tTCCAGTGCCCTTTTCCAGCACATTACTGCGTTGTTCGAATGCACTGTGGCAGCTCTTGTCACCTTACTTGTGAGCGAGCCAGTTGGTGTGCTTCATATCCGTTCCTGTCGAGTACTGATGCTTTCCGATTGGTACACCATGCTTTACAACCCAAGTCCAGACTACGTGACCACAGTGCACTGCACTCATGAAGCTGTCTACCCATT ATACACCATTGTATTTATCTATTATGCATTCTGCTTGGTATTAATGATGCTGCTCCGACCTCTTCTGGTAAAAAAGATTGCCTGTGGGTTAGGGAAGTCGGATCgatttaaaagtatttatgcTGCACTTTACTTCTTCCCAATTTTAACCGTGCTTCAGGCAGTTGGTGGAGGCCTTTTAT ACTATGCCTTCCCATACATTATATTAGTATTATCTTTGGTTACTCTGGCTGTGTACATGTCGGCTTCTGAAATAGAG aACTGCTATGATCTTCTGGTCAGAAAGAAAAGACTTATTGTTCTCTTCAGCCACTGGCTACTCCATGCCTATGGGATCATCTCCATTTCCAGAGTGGATAAACTCGAGCAAGATTTACCGCTTTTGGCATTGGTACCCACACCAGCCCTTTTTTACTTGTTCACTGCAAAATTTACCGAGCCTTCACGGATACTCTCTGAAGGAGCCAATGGACACTGA
- the JKAMP gene encoding JNK1/MAPK8-associated membrane protein isoform X2 encodes MKNLGNDFSGKACLGLYCGKTLLFKNGSTEIYGECGVCPRGQRTNAQKYCQPCTESPELYDWLYLGFMAMLPLVLHWFFIEWYSGKKSSSALFQHITALFECTVAALVTLLVSEPVGVLHIRSCRVLMLSDWYTMLYNPSPDYVTTVHCTHEAVYPLYTIVFIYYAFCLVLMMLLRPLLVKKIACGLGKSDRFKSIYAALYFFPILTVLQAVGGGLLYYAFPYIILVLSLVTLAVYMSASEIENCYDLLVRKKRLIVLFSHWLLHAYGIISISRVDKLEQDLPLLALVPTPALFYLFTAKFTEPSRILSEGANGH; translated from the exons ATGAAGAATTTGGGAAATGATTTTTCAGGAAAAG CATGCCTTGGACTTTATTGTGGGAAGACCCTGTTATTTAAAAATGGCTCAACTGAAATATATGGAGAATGTGGG GTGTGTCCAAGAGGGCAGAGAACAAATGCACAGAAATACTGTCAGCCTTGCACAGAGTCTCCAGAACTTTATGATTGGCTCTATCTTGGCTTTATGGCTATGCTTCCTCTTGTTTTACATTGGTTCTTCATTGAATGGTACTCAGGGAAAAAGAG tTCCAGTGCCCTTTTCCAGCACATTACTGCGTTGTTCGAATGCACTGTGGCAGCTCTTGTCACCTTACTTGTGAGCGAGCCAGTTGGTGTGCTTCATATCCGTTCCTGTCGAGTACTGATGCTTTCCGATTGGTACACCATGCTTTACAACCCAAGTCCAGACTACGTGACCACAGTGCACTGCACTCATGAAGCTGTCTACCCATT ATACACCATTGTATTTATCTATTATGCATTCTGCTTGGTATTAATGATGCTGCTCCGACCTCTTCTGGTAAAAAAGATTGCCTGTGGGTTAGGGAAGTCGGATCgatttaaaagtatttatgcTGCACTTTACTTCTTCCCAATTTTAACCGTGCTTCAGGCAGTTGGTGGAGGCCTTTTAT ACTATGCCTTCCCATACATTATATTAGTATTATCTTTGGTTACTCTGGCTGTGTACATGTCGGCTTCTGAAATAGAG aACTGCTATGATCTTCTGGTCAGAAAGAAAAGACTTATTGTTCTCTTCAGCCACTGGCTACTCCATGCCTATGGGATCATCTCCATTTCCAGAGTGGATAAACTCGAGCAAGATTTACCGCTTTTGGCATTGGTACCCACACCAGCCCTTTTTTACTTGTTCACTGCAAAATTTACCGAGCCTTCACGGATACTCTCTGAAGGAGCCAATGGACACTGA